One genomic region from Cellulosilyticum sp. I15G10I2 encodes:
- a CDS encoding glutamine synthetase III family protein, producing the protein MTEVKEIFGCNVFNETVMQARLPKSIFKSLKKTMAEGNGLAPEVAEVVASAMKDWAIEKGATHYTHWFQPMTGITAEKHDAFIAPAADGKVVMEFSGKELIKGEPDASSFPSGGLRATFEARGYTTWDPTSYAFVKDGTLYIPTAFCSYGGEVLDKKTPLLRSMEAINVQAIRILKLFGKTVTRVNTTVGPEQEYFLVDKAMYKERKDLILTGRTLFGAKPAKGQELEDHYFGNLRQRVSDYMKELDEELWKLGILAKTKHNEVAPAQHELAPIFSTTNIATDHNQLTMELMKKVADKHGLVCLLHEKPFAGVNGSGKHNNWSISTNAGENLLEPGKSPKDNTQFLLFLSAVIKAVDKYAELLRVAAASAGNDHRLGANEAPPAIISMFLGDELTAILEAIEKGEEAQPSVKAFLETGVAALPKLPKDATDRNRTSPFAFTGNKFEFRMLGSSASISGANIVLNTAVAEVLDEFASRLENAQDFGKEVAAIVKETVASHKKVIFNGNNYSDAWVEEAAKRGLPNLRSSVDAIPTFASEKSIALFEKYGIFSKTEVISRCEIMLEGYAKTINIEALTMLEMAKKEILPAVLKYNKEVFKTLKVKQELALNISLEKEIAYATKLSNLTESLMSKIDELDNILLETKNYEEVRELAKFFREYVFEAMQTLRGVADELETIVSAADWPFPTYVDLLFYV; encoded by the coding sequence ATGACAGAAGTAAAAGAAATTTTTGGATGTAACGTATTTAATGAAACAGTAATGCAAGCAAGATTACCTAAAAGTATTTTCAAGTCTCTTAAAAAGACAATGGCAGAAGGAAATGGCCTTGCACCAGAGGTAGCAGAAGTAGTTGCAAGCGCTATGAAAGATTGGGCTATTGAAAAAGGCGCAACACATTATACCCATTGGTTCCAACCAATGACAGGTATTACAGCAGAAAAACATGATGCGTTTATCGCACCAGCAGCAGATGGAAAAGTTGTTATGGAATTCTCAGGTAAAGAACTTATTAAAGGAGAGCCAGATGCATCATCATTCCCATCAGGTGGTCTTCGTGCAACTTTTGAAGCAAGAGGCTATACAACTTGGGATCCAACATCTTATGCATTTGTTAAAGATGGTACATTATATATTCCAACAGCTTTCTGCTCATACGGTGGCGAAGTATTAGACAAAAAAACACCACTTCTTCGTTCAATGGAAGCTATTAATGTTCAAGCTATAAGAATCTTGAAATTGTTTGGTAAAACAGTAACTAGGGTAAATACAACAGTAGGACCAGAACAAGAATATTTCTTAGTAGATAAAGCAATGTACAAAGAACGTAAAGACCTTATTTTAACAGGCAGAACATTGTTTGGTGCAAAACCAGCTAAAGGACAGGAACTTGAGGATCATTACTTTGGGAACCTAAGACAAAGAGTTTCTGATTACATGAAAGAATTAGATGAAGAACTTTGGAAACTTGGGATCTTAGCTAAAACAAAACATAATGAAGTTGCGCCAGCACAACATGAGCTTGCACCAATCTTTAGTACAACAAACATCGCAACTGATCATAACCAACTTACAATGGAACTTATGAAAAAGGTAGCAGACAAACATGGTCTTGTATGCTTGCTTCATGAAAAACCATTTGCAGGGGTAAATGGATCAGGTAAACATAATAACTGGTCAATTTCAACAAATGCTGGTGAAAATCTTCTAGAGCCAGGCAAATCACCAAAAGATAACACACAATTCTTATTATTCTTAAGTGCAGTTATTAAAGCTGTAGATAAGTATGCAGAACTTCTTAGAGTTGCTGCTGCAAGTGCAGGAAATGATCATAGACTTGGGGCTAATGAAGCACCACCGGCGATTATTTCTATGTTCCTTGGCGATGAGCTTACAGCTATTTTAGAAGCTATTGAAAAAGGCGAAGAAGCACAACCTAGTGTTAAAGCATTTTTAGAAACTGGTGTTGCAGCACTTCCAAAATTACCAAAAGATGCAACAGATCGTAACAGAACATCACCATTTGCATTTACAGGCAATAAATTTGAATTTAGAATGCTTGGATCATCTGCATCTATTTCAGGCGCAAATATTGTACTTAATACAGCTGTTGCAGAGGTTCTTGATGAATTTGCAAGCAGACTCGAAAATGCACAAGACTTTGGAAAAGAAGTTGCTGCTATTGTTAAAGAAACAGTTGCAAGTCATAAAAAAGTTATCTTTAATGGTAACAACTACAGCGATGCATGGGTAGAAGAAGCTGCAAAACGTGGACTTCCAAACCTAAGATCATCTGTAGATGCAATCCCAACATTTGCATCAGAAAAGAGCATTGCATTATTTGAAAAATATGGTATTTTCTCAAAGACAGAAGTTATTTCACGTTGTGAAATTATGTTAGAAGGTTATGCTAAAACTATCAACATTGAAGCGTTAACCATGCTTGAAATGGCTAAAAAAGAGATTTTACCAGCAGTTCTTAAATACAACAAAGAAGTATTTAAAACACTTAAAGTTAAACAAGAACTTGCTCTTAATATTAGCTTAGAAAAAGAAATTGCTTATGCAACAAAATTGTCAAATCTTACAGAGTCACTTATGAGTAAGATTGATGAACTTGATAATATATTACTTGAAACTAAAAACTATGAAGAAGTTCGTGAACTTGCTAAATTCTTTAGAGAATATGTATTTGAAGCAATGCAGACACTTCGTGGTGTAGCAGATGAATTAGAAACAATTGTATCTGCAGCTGACTGGCCATTTCCAACATACGTAGACCTACTCTTCTACGTATAA